A genome region from Chthonomonas sp. includes the following:
- a CDS encoding PEP-CTERM sorting domain-containing protein has translation MRKIAGLGFVAAALLPGFALAQARQFRYYLSYGDQQLVDLARSSGADLNAALGSEIPTGIALRVPSMGSFKVNLCVQHIAQGFGEVFVKNISGYVAYDRAFHRNVAFLSAPPLDTFSFRKVAPVFTGVDELQLNASDFGKRVVYNRQRNTVDENLDGVPDLAEYGGPNALGFGAYVAGNDDAYQVRPVGVSHSLDPLYPLANGMIASGWFKMLPDERLRICNLSYANALAVGESYGFASGETGLQLHTSNGEQTGYPNNLGYYRNSNMHPELWQHIGAKYTLIGAAPVPEPGGMVGLLAGLGILIRRRR, from the coding sequence ATGAGGAAGATTGCTGGTTTGGGGTTTGTCGCGGCAGCGCTACTGCCGGGGTTTGCACTGGCGCAGGCGCGTCAGTTTCGGTACTACCTGTCGTATGGCGATCAGCAATTGGTAGATTTGGCGCGGTCGTCGGGCGCGGACTTGAATGCGGCCTTAGGTAGCGAGATTCCTACTGGCATTGCTTTGCGAGTGCCATCAATGGGATCATTTAAGGTGAATCTGTGTGTTCAGCATATTGCCCAAGGATTCGGTGAAGTTTTCGTGAAAAATATTTCTGGTTACGTCGCCTATGATCGAGCATTTCATCGAAACGTGGCATTCTTATCTGCACCGCCACTAGATACCTTTTCATTTCGGAAGGTTGCGCCCGTTTTCACTGGAGTTGACGAGCTGCAGCTAAATGCTAGTGATTTCGGTAAGAGAGTCGTTTACAACCGACAGAGGAACACGGTTGACGAGAACCTTGACGGTGTTCCCGACTTGGCTGAATATGGGGGACCCAATGCACTCGGATTTGGAGCCTATGTCGCTGGGAATGACGATGCATATCAAGTGCGACCGGTTGGAGTATCTCATTCTCTTGATCCGTTGTACCCTTTGGCGAACGGGATGATTGCTTCGGGTTGGTTTAAGATGTTACCGGATGAAAGATTAAGGATTTGCAATTTGAGTTATGCAAACGCTTTAGCAGTTGGAGAGTCCTACGGCTTTGCGTCGGGAGAAACAGGGTTGCAACTTCACACTTCGAACGGCGAACAGACCGGGTATCCCAACAATCTTGGTTACTACCGGAACTCGAACATGCATCCAGAGCTTTGGCAACATATCGGCGCAAAGTACACCCTCATCGGGGCTGCGCCTGTGCCAGAGCCGGGGGGGATGGTGGGCTTGCTCGCTGGACTCGGCATATTGATTCGCCGTCGCCGGTAA
- the flgG gene encoding flagellar basal-body rod protein FlgG, translating into MMRALNTAGTGMLSQQLNLDVISNNLANVNTTAFKQQRAEFQDLMVQTFRASGASTGGAVNLPSPVQIGLGSKFSATATNFAGGPMQATGNPLDLAINGDGFFSVQKADGGLAYTRDGSFKLDATGLVVTNDGYPLVPNITVPAGAKAITVSGNGTVSAILPGTNEPTSLGQISTTVFANPSGLTRAGQNLYLAGGASGDAQTATPGQNGAGELTSSFVEGSNVQVVEEMVRMILAQRAYEINSKAIQTADDMLSILNNLKR; encoded by the coding sequence ATGATGCGCGCACTGAACACGGCCGGCACGGGGATGCTCTCGCAGCAGCTCAACCTGGACGTTATCTCTAACAACCTCGCCAACGTTAACACGACCGCTTTTAAGCAGCAGCGAGCCGAGTTTCAAGACCTGATGGTGCAGACCTTCCGGGCCTCGGGTGCCTCCACCGGCGGCGCCGTGAACCTGCCTTCGCCGGTGCAAATCGGTCTTGGTAGCAAGTTCTCCGCGACGGCAACCAACTTTGCCGGTGGACCCATGCAAGCCACGGGCAACCCCTTGGACCTCGCGATTAACGGCGACGGATTCTTCAGCGTACAAAAAGCCGATGGCGGCTTGGCCTACACTCGCGACGGCAGCTTTAAGCTCGATGCCACCGGCCTCGTCGTGACCAACGACGGCTACCCGCTGGTGCCCAACATCACGGTTCCCGCCGGAGCCAAGGCCATCACGGTCTCGGGCAACGGTACGGTTTCGGCGATTTTGCCCGGCACCAACGAGCCGACGTCGCTGGGACAAATCTCGACCACGGTGTTTGCGAACCCGAGCGGCCTTACCCGCGCCGGACAGAACCTGTATCTTGCCGGCGGCGCGAGCGGCGACGCTCAGACCGCGACGCCCGGCCAAAACGGTGCCGGTGAACTCACCTCCTCGTTCGTTGAGGGCTCCAACGTACAGGTCGTCGAAGAAATGGTCCGCATGATCCTGGCTCAGCGTGCCTACGAAATCAATTCTAAGGCGATTCAAACCGCCGACGATATGCTCAGCATCCTCAACAACCTCAAGCGCTAA
- the flgK gene encoding flagellar hook-associated protein FlgK, translating to MPSFFHGIDLATRALRGFQRAMDVTGHNISNVNTRGYSRQTVEFSTTDPLNYYQMGWRSLGNGAQMDAVTRVRDGFLDQRMWDAQGGDGKNRTMADGLGSILGTFNEPNDGSISKEMGNFFNSWSALASNPNESAYRTQTRLAGQRLATSIRTAHRDLSSQQENVTAEINSTVQRINELGQNLASLNRSIREASVAGTEPSDLLDQRDNMIEELSNLTNVTVSRQQDGTTSVFISNFTLVDGIGSHNMANNVDLTAGTVGGTQIRTGKLAGLLGNGSALDKQLTNLDTLANTLRTEINNLHKSGINQNATTNINFFGDVTTGPQTGAIDFDISAEVQADVRNIAIGVTGKDGDTGLALQMSQLRSLKLAGLGNRSVLDYHKDNISNIGSEHAYFLNAAETNAAIMDQVTQQRESVSGVSLDDEMANMLKYQRSYQAAARLISVYDEVAQDLINLIR from the coding sequence GTGCCGAGTTTTTTCCACGGAATTGACCTGGCGACGCGGGCCCTTCGCGGGTTTCAGCGCGCCATGGACGTCACTGGTCACAACATTTCGAACGTCAACACGCGGGGCTACTCGCGCCAGACCGTCGAATTCAGCACCACGGACCCGCTCAACTACTACCAAATGGGCTGGCGAAGCCTGGGTAACGGCGCGCAAATGGACGCCGTCACTCGCGTTCGCGACGGCTTTTTGGATCAGCGCATGTGGGACGCACAGGGCGGAGACGGCAAAAACCGAACCATGGCCGATGGTCTGGGCTCGATTTTGGGCACCTTCAACGAGCCGAACGACGGCAGCATCAGCAAGGAGATGGGCAACTTCTTCAACTCGTGGTCGGCGCTGGCCTCCAACCCGAACGAGTCGGCCTATCGCACGCAAACGCGCCTCGCCGGGCAGCGGCTGGCGACCTCCATTCGCACCGCTCACCGCGACCTTTCCTCGCAGCAGGAGAACGTCACCGCCGAAATTAACAGCACCGTGCAGCGCATCAACGAGTTAGGGCAAAACCTGGCCTCGCTCAACCGCAGCATCCGCGAGGCTTCGGTGGCGGGCACGGAACCCAGTGACCTGCTCGATCAGCGCGACAACATGATCGAGGAGCTCTCGAACCTCACCAACGTGACGGTGTCGCGGCAACAGGACGGCACAACGAGTGTGTTTATCAGCAACTTCACGCTGGTGGATGGCATCGGCTCGCACAACATGGCGAACAACGTGGACCTGACCGCCGGAACGGTCGGCGGAACCCAGATTCGCACTGGCAAACTGGCCGGACTGCTGGGCAACGGCAGCGCGCTGGATAAGCAACTGACGAACCTCGATACGCTCGCCAACACCTTGCGCACCGAGATCAACAATCTGCACAAGAGCGGGATTAACCAAAACGCGACGACGAACATCAACTTCTTCGGTGATGTAACGACCGGGCCGCAGACCGGCGCGATCGACTTTGACATCTCCGCCGAAGTGCAAGCCGACGTGCGCAACATTGCGATTGGCGTAACAGGTAAGGACGGCGACACCGGCCTGGCCCTGCAGATGAGCCAATTGCGTAGCCTTAAGCTGGCCGGATTAGGCAACCGCAGCGTGCTGGATTATCACAAGGACAACATTTCGAACATCGGCAGCGAGCACGCTTACTTCCTGAATGCGGCGGAAACCAATGCCGCGATTATGGATCAAGTCACTCAACAACGCGAGAGCGTGAGCGGCGTGAGTCTGGACGACGAAATGGCGAACATGCTTAAGTATCAGCGGAGCTACCAAGCCGCCGCGCGACTGATTAGCGTTTACGACGAAGTGGCGCAAGATCTGATCAATTTGATCCGATAA
- a CDS encoding PEP-CTERM sorting domain-containing protein: MRKIAGLGFVAAALLPGLALAQVRQFRYYLSYGDQQLVDLARTSGADIHATLGAEIPNGNPVRVPAMQSFKVFLGVEHLDNGNGEAFVKHLRSFVAYDRARLSNAAFFSAPPTDNFSFRKISPTHTAADMLAQNVNDFGSGIVYDLHRNTIDEDNDGLPDRAVYADLVDRGVGAFVSGSDSSVQVRPMGTSHLLNPRYRLANGNFGFGWFRLAPGTRHLICTLSYENGLQVGESYGNATGETGLLLHTTDAEQTGSGNNLGFYRTSSLHPEPWQNIGAKYTLIGAAPVPEPGVMVGLLAGLGMLIRRRR, translated from the coding sequence ATGAGGAAGATTGCTGGTTTGGGATTTGTCGCGGCGGCGCTGCTGCCGGGGCTTGCGCTCGCGCAGGTGCGTCAGTTTCGCTACTACCTGTCGTATGGCGATCAGCAACTAGTTGACCTGGCAAGGACTTCTGGTGCTGACATCCATGCCACGCTCGGGGCCGAAATCCCCAATGGTAATCCTGTAAGAGTTCCTGCAATGCAGTCATTCAAGGTCTTTTTAGGAGTTGAGCATCTGGATAATGGTAATGGTGAAGCATTTGTAAAGCATTTGCGAAGCTTTGTAGCCTATGATCGTGCACGCTTATCAAATGCTGCTTTTTTTTCTGCACCCCCAACAGACAATTTTTCTTTCAGGAAGATTTCGCCAACGCACACTGCTGCAGATATGCTTGCCCAGAATGTCAACGATTTTGGATCAGGAATTGTCTACGACCTGCACAGAAACACGATTGATGAGGATAATGATGGTCTCCCTGATCGAGCTGTATATGCGGACCTTGTGGACCGTGGAGTCGGAGCCTTCGTCTCTGGTTCTGACTCGAGCGTGCAGGTTCGTCCTATGGGCACATCTCATCTTCTAAACCCTCGATACCGGCTTGCGAACGGAAACTTTGGATTCGGATGGTTTAGGCTCGCCCCCGGGACTAGACACCTCATTTGTACCTTGTCCTACGAGAATGGACTACAAGTTGGCGAGTCCTATGGGAATGCGACCGGCGAAACTGGGCTACTTCTGCACACGACAGATGCCGAGCAAACAGGCTCGGGGAATAACTTGGGATTTTATCGAACTTCAAGCCTGCATCCCGAACCCTGGCAGAATATTGGTGCCAAGTACACCCTCATCGGGGCTGCGCCTGTGCCTGAGCCAGGGGTGATGGTGGGCTTGCTTGCTGGACTGGGGATGTTGATTCGTCGTCGCCGGTAA
- a CDS encoding flagellar basal body P-ring protein FlgI: protein MKLTVKLLTASLLTASAAVAVPQGAPATKTGQAQKAGAKNGAKPQVQMIGPEDRVNAEIKRVNEEGLDVRIKDIARFRGVRSNQLMGYGLVVGLNGSGDTQKTPFTATLMANAMRKFGTLVDPQAMNLKNVATVSIIAELPPFASPGNSIDVTVQSIGDAKSLEGGILLQAGLFGANDEANAIAVAQGPITVGGFNASGGGSSVQKNHVTVGRVSSGAIVERSVPYQMLFEGNTMYLELDQGDITTAERIAQKLQQRFATYRIKAVDGGTVAIQLPIKENPLRAMASIETTVVKADIPAVVTINERTGTITISGNVKLGPAIVARGSLKVIIRETTAVGEQAPFTNNPPNPVTNTEVSAKESEVQIGVLSPNTTLTDLAKLFQKLKVSAADMIAILDQLKAQGALKAKVKVL from the coding sequence ATGAAATTAACCGTCAAACTTCTGACCGCTAGCCTGCTCACCGCGAGCGCCGCCGTGGCGGTGCCGCAAGGCGCGCCCGCGACCAAAACCGGCCAAGCCCAAAAGGCTGGCGCCAAAAATGGTGCCAAGCCGCAGGTGCAAATGATTGGCCCCGAGGATCGTGTCAATGCCGAGATCAAACGCGTGAACGAGGAAGGTCTCGACGTGCGCATCAAGGACATTGCCCGATTCCGCGGCGTCCGAAGCAACCAGCTCATGGGCTACGGGCTCGTGGTGGGTCTCAACGGCTCGGGCGACACCCAAAAAACGCCGTTCACGGCGACGCTGATGGCCAACGCCATGCGCAAGTTCGGCACCCTGGTGGATCCGCAGGCCATGAACCTGAAGAACGTGGCCACGGTGAGCATCATCGCCGAGCTTCCGCCGTTTGCTTCGCCCGGCAACTCCATTGATGTGACCGTGCAAAGCATCGGCGACGCCAAGAGTTTGGAAGGCGGCATCCTGCTGCAAGCGGGACTCTTCGGCGCGAATGACGAAGCCAACGCGATTGCCGTCGCGCAGGGCCCCATCACGGTTGGCGGATTCAACGCCTCGGGTGGTGGCAGCAGCGTGCAAAAGAACCACGTCACGGTGGGCCGCGTGAGTTCGGGCGCGATCGTCGAGCGCTCGGTTCCCTACCAAATGCTCTTTGAAGGCAACACGATGTACCTGGAGCTCGATCAGGGCGACATCACCACCGCCGAGCGCATTGCTCAAAAGCTTCAGCAACGGTTCGCCACCTACCGCATCAAGGCGGTGGATGGAGGTACTGTCGCGATCCAACTTCCGATCAAGGAAAACCCGTTGCGGGCCATGGCCAGCATCGAAACCACGGTCGTGAAGGCCGACATCCCTGCCGTTGTGACCATCAACGAGCGCACCGGCACCATCACGATTAGCGGCAACGTCAAGCTCGGGCCGGCCATCGTGGCTCGCGGCAGCCTCAAAGTCATCATCCGCGAAACCACCGCGGTGGGCGAGCAAGCGCCGTTCACCAACAATCCGCCGAACCCGGTGACGAACACCGAAGTCTCGGCGAAGGAATCCGAGGTGCAGATTGGCGTGCTCAGCCCGAACACGACCCTGACCGACCTCGCCAAGTTGTTCCAAAAGCTCAAGGTGAGTGCTGCCGACATGATCGCGATTCTCGACCAGCTCAAGGCGCAAGGGGCGCTGAAGGCCAAGGTGAAGGTGCTCTAA
- a CDS encoding flagellar basal body L-ring protein FlgH yields MQCRFLCLAISAIQLANAQVIEKNTNPGSLWTNGRNYLIDRVARLKGDVLTVVISESSVAQFSASTNTSKKDNSEVGAKFPVKFLDQLLKPFSTNSNSSTDGKGSTSQNGRLQAKITGVITEVRPNGTMVVEATRTLMINKELQSFKLRGVLRPDDIAPDNSVMSESLAEADIRFEGKGAIQDRQRRGLLTKVLDWLF; encoded by the coding sequence ATGCAATGCCGATTCCTTTGCCTCGCCATCAGCGCCATTCAGTTGGCCAACGCCCAAGTCATCGAAAAGAATACGAACCCCGGTTCGTTGTGGACCAACGGTCGCAACTACCTGATCGATCGCGTCGCCCGCCTCAAGGGTGATGTCCTCACCGTTGTCATCAGCGAGTCGTCGGTGGCGCAGTTCAGCGCGAGCACCAACACGAGCAAAAAGGACAACAGCGAGGTTGGCGCGAAGTTTCCCGTCAAGTTTCTCGACCAGTTGCTCAAGCCGTTTTCGACCAACAGCAACAGCTCGACCGATGGCAAGGGTAGCACCAGCCAAAACGGCCGCTTGCAGGCCAAGATCACCGGCGTCATTACCGAAGTCCGTCCGAACGGCACGATGGTGGTGGAAGCCACACGCACGCTGATGATCAACAAGGAGCTGCAGAGCTTTAAGCTGCGCGGCGTGCTGCGCCCCGACGATATCGCCCCCGACAACTCGGTGATGAGCGAGAGCCTCGCCGAAGCCGACATCCGGTTTGAGGGCAAGGGCGCGATTCAAGACCGGCAGCGCCGCGGCCTGCTGACCAAGGTTCTCGACTGGCTGTTCTAA
- the flgN gene encoding flagellar export chaperone FlgN, translated as MITRELQILWWDWLSSAERLVRSLGEQTTALARREPDRLDQVQPEIERLLAHLRKLDEEAVVSATKLAGELGVDPSFRSIVGALKEAEAQQVGQLATRVRSASANIKTILAKNRKLIESELAYVNGTLAIVAQAIQDDSASYVTKAKRTPALVNQVA; from the coding sequence ATGATCACACGTGAACTCCAAATCCTCTGGTGGGATTGGCTAAGCTCGGCCGAACGCCTTGTGCGCTCGCTGGGTGAGCAAACCACCGCCCTTGCCCGCCGCGAACCGGATCGCCTTGATCAGGTTCAACCGGAAATTGAACGACTGCTCGCCCACTTGCGAAAGCTGGACGAAGAAGCTGTGGTCTCGGCAACAAAGCTGGCCGGAGAACTGGGAGTTGATCCGAGTTTCCGAAGCATTGTCGGGGCGCTTAAAGAAGCCGAAGCACAGCAAGTCGGTCAGCTCGCCACGCGAGTCCGGTCGGCCTCGGCGAACATCAAAACGATTCTCGCCAAAAATCGCAAGCTCATCGAAAGTGAACTCGCCTACGTCAATGGCACGCTCGCCATTGTCGCGCAAGCGATTCAGGATGACAGCGCGAGCTATGTGACCAAGGCCAAGCGCACGCCGGCGCTGGTCAACCAGGTGGCCTAA
- a CDS encoding flagellar hook-basal body protein, with translation MNRGVYGAAAGMMAAQSKLDTITHNLANVNTTGFKSERVEFSEALERLLRGEGGMGDVLGTLGTGPVESQRYLVRSAGSAINTSNPLDVAILGEDGAFGVMANGQMHYTRNGSFTINSKRELVTQMGHPVLDKNGTPITMKGEGTIKVDDNGQISQGGQVIASLGIWNADTWQRVGDGLLTAPNAQPFETRVASGMLEASNVNAVEAMVDMIKASRVFEMAQKVISTEDEASQKLIQALQQG, from the coding sequence ATGAATAGAGGTGTTTATGGCGCAGCAGCCGGAATGATGGCCGCGCAGAGCAAACTCGACACGATTACGCACAACTTGGCGAACGTGAATACGACCGGCTTTAAGTCGGAGCGAGTCGAGTTCAGCGAGGCCCTTGAGCGGCTCTTGCGAGGCGAAGGCGGGATGGGCGATGTGCTCGGCACGCTCGGCACCGGCCCCGTCGAAAGCCAACGCTATCTCGTCCGGTCCGCGGGCTCCGCGATCAACACGTCCAACCCGCTCGATGTCGCCATTCTCGGCGAAGACGGCGCGTTTGGCGTGATGGCCAACGGCCAGATGCACTACACCCGCAACGGCAGCTTTACAATCAACAGCAAGCGCGAGTTGGTGACCCAAATGGGCCATCCCGTGCTCGACAAAAACGGCACGCCCATCACCATGAAAGGTGAAGGCACCATCAAGGTGGACGACAACGGCCAGATTAGCCAGGGCGGACAAGTGATCGCCTCGCTGGGAATCTGGAATGCCGACACCTGGCAACGAGTGGGCGATGGCCTGCTCACCGCCCCCAACGCCCAACCCTTTGAGACTCGGGTCGCCAGCGGCATGCTGGAGGCCTCCAACGTGAACGCCGTCGAAGCCATGGTCGACATGATCAAGGCCAGCCGCGTGTTCGAGATGGCTCAAAAAGTGATTTCAACGGAGGACGAAGCGAGCCAAAAGCTCATTCAAGCCCTGCAACAAGGCTAG
- a CDS encoding outer membrane beta-barrel protein translates to MLRGLVFACALLPLMAVANPELTLEPQAKKKKKGFGIGLDVSAFFPSDRDIVRAFAAANYGIGLSPTNINFRPGTHFIWDIGLNGDSRAGSRYFTVAPTFGVIYSPQNEDSQSTFRPYFAARVGPYYADYSILRNNTRFKDRGFGWNGNVEAGLFLTDKIRVSVRYDKFSEKDGFDLGGLRAGVTWQFLRF, encoded by the coding sequence ATGCTACGAGGACTCGTATTCGCATGCGCATTGTTGCCGCTGATGGCGGTGGCCAACCCCGAGTTGACGTTGGAACCGCAAGCCAAAAAGAAGAAAAAGGGCTTTGGGATCGGTCTCGACGTCAGCGCGTTCTTCCCTTCGGATCGCGACATCGTCCGCGCGTTCGCGGCGGCGAACTACGGAATCGGCCTCTCGCCCACGAACATCAATTTCCGCCCCGGCACGCACTTTATCTGGGACATCGGTCTCAACGGCGACAGCCGCGCGGGCTCGCGGTACTTCACTGTGGCGCCGACTTTCGGCGTGATCTACTCGCCGCAAAACGAAGACAGCCAGTCCACCTTCCGCCCGTACTTCGCGGCGCGCGTCGGACCGTACTACGCGGATTATTCGATTTTGCGCAACAACACGCGCTTTAAGGACCGCGGGTTCGGTTGGAATGGCAACGTCGAAGCCGGCTTGTTCCTCACCGACAAGATCCGTGTGAGCGTTCGCTACGACAAGTTCTCGGAGAAAGACGGGTTTGACCTCGGCGGTTTACGCGCCGGTGTCACCTGGCAGTTCCTTCGCTTTTAG